CTTCCGCCTCTACGTTCGCCAGCCATTTATCTGGCAGCCAATTACGAAGACGTTGCTTTCGTTTATGATCGATGGCGGTATTTCTCGCGATCGTCAATAGCCATGTTTTCGGTTGCGATCTGCCTTCGAATGCATCTAGAGACTTAAGTGCTTTTAAAAAGACATCCTGAACGAGGTCTTCTACATCGTGGGTTCCTGTGTAGTAAATAAGAAATTTGTAAATATCATCGCCATAGCGGAGGAACCATTGCTCCATTAAACCGTTTTTGTCCATAGCTGAACCACCTTTTGTACGTTCTACTTGTAATTTGACGACTCAGGGTGCATTTCATTACAAAAACAAAAAAACTGCCGGAAGCTGTATCCGACAGTGTGTGTATTTAAGAGTGGAGCATGGAGTCACGCGTAAACCAGAGCTGATAACTGAGCATGCTGATCAGAACCGCCGAAATGGCCGCAGAGGAGCTGAAGCTGAGCATAATGAGGATTTGATAGCGTACGGCCTCGATGGGACTGGCACCCGCGACGATCATTCCGGTCATCATCCCTGGCAATTGGACGAGTCCGATTGTTTTCATCGTGTCAAAGGTAGGAATCATGCTCGCTTTGACCGCGCGCTTCAACACTACATGCACGGCTTGGCGTGTAGTGGCTCCCAGACAAAGCAGTGTTTCGATTTCCCCACGCGAGGCTTCTACTTCTCTGTTCATATGTGTGAGAAAAAGGCTCGTGACGATCATGGAGCTGCCAATAATCATGCCGCTCATCGGAATGAGATACTGCGGCGTAGGAGAGACAAGCCCGAGTACAACCAACAGTCCCATGGTGATGATCTCTGTTATCGCAAGTGAAAGGGAGATCCGCCAAAAGATCCCCGATAAATGCTTCGCTCTGCTGGCAGCGTTCCATGAAGCGACCGAGATCATCATGAGAATGATTAATAAAATAAACCAGACACTATCGGCAGCAAAGACAAAATGTAGGACGTAACCGATTGCGAGCAATTGAACGGTAGAGCGGATGGTGCCAATCAAAATGTCTTTTTCCAAGCCGAGCTTCTGCCAAACGGAGAGCAGAAGGGCGATGAAAACAAAGGCATAGGCAAAGAGTAGCCACATGTATGAAAACGTAAACGTATGCGTCATCGCTGTACCTCACTTAGGGCAGCATTGACATTTCCATCTTGCAAAAATTCACGAGCTTCAACGGATTGGGGAGAGTGGAAAAACGCTTCACATTCAGCGTCTTCTGCGAGTTGGTGGTTGGCCATAAACCAAATGCGCTTGCAAGCGACTCGCGCTTCTTCTAAATCATGTGTGACCCAAATTAAGGTCGTACCCGTTTGGCGGTGCAAATCGACGAGGAGCCGCTCAGCAGCCTGCTTGCTTTTCGTATCGAGTGAAGCGGTGACCTCATCCAGCAGCAGGACAGGTGGCTGAAGCATCAGGCTGCGAACGAGAGCGAGCCGTTGCTTTTCTCCGCCAGACAGTTGAGCGGCTGGTTTTGACCAATCGATCTCTTCCATATATAACTGCTCCATCAAGTCAGAAGCGAGCTTCTTATCAAAAGGACGCTGATGCAGGCTGCTCACTGTCCGTAGGTTGTCTTCCACGTTGCCGGGCAGCATAACGGCTTGCTGTGACACATAACTGATTTTCATTCGCCAAGCTCTAGCGTCCCATAGTGACATTTCTTTATTCTCCAAGAAAACCGTACCGGCGTCAGGTTGTAGAAGACGACCCAAAATACGAAGCAAGGTGCTTTTTCCCTGACCTGATTTTCCCAGAATTCCAATAATCGTAGGTTCTTTAATACTAGCGTTTACGTCACGGAACAACCATGTACTCGTGGGAGAGTGTATTTGTTTCCCTAAAGCTTCAATCTTGATGGTCATATGTAAAAGCCTCCCCATTAACGCGGAAAACACCGAAGAGGACGAGTCTTCGGTGTTTCTTTCCTACAGGCTATCTATGTACTTATTTTTTCTCCGACAGCCACTGTGAAACCGCTTGAATTTCTGGTTGTTTCTTCAGCATTCCAGGAGGCATGCCGCCCTTACCGTCTTTGATGATTTTAGCAATGTCGTCAGCGCTGAGCGTCGCTCCAATTTTCGTCAGGTTTGGACCTGCAATGCCTTCGAGATTTTGACCGTGACAGGAAGCGCAATTTTGTTTGAATACAGCAGCAGCGTCAATTTGTGCAGTTGGTGCGCCGCCACCATTGGCCTCTTCCCCATGTTTTGGTGGAAAAATAATTGATCCTACAAGTGCAATGAGAAAAACTAGAAACAAGATACCAAACGAAGTGAAAAAGGCCTTCGCGGAATCAATTACATCGTTTTGATTCATGTCTTTTTTGTTGGACCCAGCCATCTGACAAAGACCTCCCAAAGCAAATTATAAAGTTTCATGGTAATTTTACGGCAAAAGTTTGACAATATCAAGGCGACTACCAAACAAGACAAAGAAAGTACACAATTTGCCATTTTTTCGTAAAAACACGTTGCTGTTATTCTACCTTACAACGGTCAATATTATTTGAAAGAATTTCTCTTATAATGGAAGGGATAGCGGGTTGCTGTTACCAGACAAGTATGATAAAGTTGTTGTATTGGTTTTTTCCGCCTTGGAAATACGTTTTGAGGTGAATGAAAATGGCATTGGCTGCGAAAATTTTACTTGTGATTGCAAGTATTGGCTTAATTATCGTCGTGTTGCTGCAATCGGGAAAAAGTGCCGGCCTTTCCGGAGCGATTGGTGGCGGCGCTGAGCAACTGATGGGCAAACAAAAAGCCCGCGGGATTGACGCACTTTTAGGGAAACTGACCGTTGTATTTGCGGTTGGCTTCATGATTTTTGCGATTTTGCTCGGGTATTTCTTGAAATCAGGAGCGTAATAGACGAATGGCCGAAAGACAGCGAGTGCAACTTGCTGTCTTTTTCTCTATTCCGATTGCGATATGCGGGAACGGTGAATACTACATAATAGGATGGTCATGGAGAAACGCGGGAATGCCACGCGAAAAAGGAGGTTTGTGAATGGAAGACCAAGAAAAAATACTCGCGTTTATGCGAGAGCAAGCATACCACCCGATGACGGTGAGGGAACTGGAAGAAGCGTTTGGAATTAAGGATTCTGCCACGTTCAAGGAGCTTGTGAAAACACTGAATGCACTGGAAGCGAGCGGAGAGGTGATCCGCACCAGAGCAAATCGGTACGGCGTCCCTGAAAAAATGAATCTGGTACGTGGACGTCTGCAAAGTCATCCGAAGGGCTTTGGATTTGTGATCCCGGAGACACCTGACATGGATGACGTATACGTACATGCGAATGATATGAATGGAGCGCTCCATGGCGATACGGTTTTTGTCCGCGTGGAAAAAGAAGCAGGCGGCAATCGTCTGGAAGGGCAGATCATTCGCATTGTCGAGCGTGGAATCAAGCAGGTAGTAGGGACATTCAAGGATGAGAGGCATTACGCGTTTGTCATCCCCGACGAAAAACGAATCGGCAAAGATATTTTCATCCCGAAAGACTCCTTCAACGGAGCAGTAGATGGTCACAAGGTAGTCGTGAGCATCGTTCGCTATCCAGAGGGACGTGTGAATCCAGAGGGTGAAGTCGTCGAGATTCTCGGACATAAGAACGATCCGGGCGTCGATATTCTGTCGATCATCCGCAAGTTTAACTTGCCTGAGGCTTTTCCTGAGGACGTATTAGCTGAGGCTGAGGCAGCACCAGATGAGATATCCGAGGAAGAGATCAAGGGTCGTCGTGACTTGCGTGATCGGATGATGGTCACCATTGATGGAGCAGATGCCAAAGACTTGGATGATGCTGTGTCTCTTGAGAAGCTGCCAAATGGAAACGTAAGACTCGGCGTGCATATCGCTGACGTGAGCTATTACGTTCGCGATAAGTCCCAGCTGGATAATGAGGCGTATCGTCGTGGTACCAGTGTCTACTTGGTTGACCGCGTCATTCCGATGCTGCCACATCGCTTGTCCAACGGAATATGCAGTCTCAATCCGCAGGTGGATCGCTTGACGATTTCTTGTGATATGGAGATGGATGCAGGCGGGAACACCGTTAAGTACGATATATTTTTGAGCGTGATTCGTACAGATGAGCGCATGACGTATGCGGATGTACGAAGTATTTTGGACGAAAAGGACGAAGCGCTGATCGAGAAGTACAGCCAGCTCGTCCCGATGTTCGAGGAAATGAAAAACCTGGCCCTGACGCTACGTAAGAAACGGATGCAGCGTGGTGCCATTGACTTTGACTTCCGCGAAGCGAAAATTTACGTCGATGAAGAGGGAACCCCTACGGAAATCGGCTTCCGTACGAGATCGATTGCGGAACAGATCATCGAAGAGTTCATGCTCGCAGCCAACGAAACGGTGGCAGAGCACTTCCACTGGATGAAGCAGCCGTTCATGTACCGGATTCACGAAGATCCTAATGCTGAAAAGCTCATGGCCTTTATGGAGTTCATCACGAATTTTGGCTACTCGATCCGCGGCAAGGGCAATTCTGTTCATCCACGTGCGTTGCAGCAGTTGCTGGAAGAGGTAAAAGGAACGCCGGAAGAAATTATTATCAGCACCGTCATGCTGCGGTCGATGAAGCAAGCGCGCTACGACGCGGAAAGTCTGGGGCATTACGGCTTGTCTACGGAGTTTTATACCCATTTTACTTCGCCGATTCGCCGTTATCCCGACCTGATCGTACATCGTCGCATTCGCGAATGGATCGAGCTAGGGAATCAAATATCAGAAAAACGTCTGGGGTACTGGGCAGAGCAAATGCCAGTAATCGCAGAGCATGCGTCACAGCGTGAACGATTGGCTGTCGATGCCGAACGTGAAACAGACGATCTGAAAAAAGCGGAGTTCATGCTGGAACGAGTGGGAGAAGAATTCGAAGGCGTCATCTCCAGCGTCACTTCGTTTGGAATTTTCGTCGAGCTGCCTAACACGATTGAAGGTTTGGTGCACGTCAGCTTTTTGACCGACGACTACTATCATTACCATGAGAAAATGTTCGCACTGGTCGGTGAGCGTACAGGCAAGCAGTATCGGATCGGCGATGTCGTTGAGGTACGTGTAGCGAATGTCAACGTGGATGAACGCACCATCGACTTCGAAGTCGTCGGGATGCCGAAGGCTGGCTTCCGCGGTAGCCGTGAGCGTGCGCCTCGCGTAATAGATGGTCGCGGTGGAGACCGTAAGCCGACACGTGGCAAGCAACAAGATCGTTCACGTACAGGCCGTCCAGATCGTCCAGATCGTCCAGGCAGACCAGATCGTCAAAAGGATAAAAAGCATCCGGCGGAAATCCGTCAGAAATACAAGGATCGCCGTAAAGCGGAAGGGAACAAACCTCCTCGTCGTGCTGGATCGGGCAAAGCTTCGAGCGGTGAAGAAGTGCTGCCAATTGGTACAGGAGAAGGGGATACCCCAACGAAACGCCAGAAGGGATTCTGGGAAGATCTCGTCAAGTCCAAGAAAAAGAATCGCAAAAATGTAGCCAGTCAGGTGAAACGGAAACGCCGTTAAACAGTTGTTTAATCCCCGAAAAGTACTCGGAGCGATCGGGTCCCCTTTTCGGGGATGGCTATTTACCGGGTAAATGACTTGCCACAATGGGCAAAATTTGCTAGACTAACTGGTACGAAACGCAGTACGTACAAGTGAGGTGATCTCCATGTCAAAAGATAAGGCCGGAACCAAGACAATCGCCCAAAACCGAAAAGCGCGCCACGATTACCACATCGAGCAAGTATACGAGGCAGGCATTGAGCTAACCGGTACGGAGATCAAGTCCGTGCGTGCGGCGCGTGTCCAGCTCAAGGACAGCTTCGCCCGTGTACAGGATGGCGAATTGCTTCTGTACAATGTGCACATCAGTCCATACGAGCAGGGAAATCGTTTTAACCATGAGCCAGAACGGACTCGCAAGCTGCTG
This genomic stretch from Brevibacillus sp. DP1.3A harbors:
- a CDS encoding RNA polymerase sigma factor, with protein sequence MDKNGLMEQWFLRYGDDIYKFLIYYTGTHDVEDLVQDVFLKALKSLDAFEGRSQPKTWLLTIARNTAIDHKRKQRLRNWLPDKWLANVEAEEKTPEEILHVHEEQQALYHAIREVKPAFREVLILRGVKGLSSKETAEILGWSENKVNVTLHRAMKAVREILEREKKEMIGDAI
- a CDS encoding YqzM family protein; amino-acid sequence: MAGSNKKDMNQNDVIDSAKAFFTSFGILFLVFLIALVGSIIFPPKHGEEANGGGAPTAQIDAAAVFKQNCASCHGQNLEGIAGPNLTKIGATLSADDIAKIIKDGKGGMPPGMLKKQPEIQAVSQWLSEKK
- the smpB gene encoding SsrA-binding protein SmpB, translated to MSKDKAGTKTIAQNRKARHDYHIEQVYEAGIELTGTEIKSVRAARVQLKDSFARVQDGELLLYNVHISPYEQGNRFNHEPERTRKLLMRRLEILKLNGLIRERGYSLVPLSIYLKGGWAKVELALVKGKKNYDKREDLKKKESARDIERALRERQKV
- a CDS encoding ATP-binding cassette domain-containing protein, whose protein sequence is MTIKIEALGKQIHSPTSTWLFRDVNASIKEPTIIGILGKSGQGKSTLLRILGRLLQPDAGTVFLENKEMSLWDARAWRMKISYVSQQAVMLPGNVEDNLRTVSSLHQRPFDKKLASDLMEQLYMEEIDWSKPAAQLSGGEKQRLALVRSLMLQPPVLLLDEVTASLDTKSKQAAERLLVDLHRQTGTTLIWVTHDLEEARVACKRIWFMANHQLAEDAECEAFFHSPQSVEAREFLQDGNVNAALSEVQR
- the rnr gene encoding ribonuclease R, with translation MEDQEKILAFMREQAYHPMTVRELEEAFGIKDSATFKELVKTLNALEASGEVIRTRANRYGVPEKMNLVRGRLQSHPKGFGFVIPETPDMDDVYVHANDMNGALHGDTVFVRVEKEAGGNRLEGQIIRIVERGIKQVVGTFKDERHYAFVIPDEKRIGKDIFIPKDSFNGAVDGHKVVVSIVRYPEGRVNPEGEVVEILGHKNDPGVDILSIIRKFNLPEAFPEDVLAEAEAAPDEISEEEIKGRRDLRDRMMVTIDGADAKDLDDAVSLEKLPNGNVRLGVHIADVSYYVRDKSQLDNEAYRRGTSVYLVDRVIPMLPHRLSNGICSLNPQVDRLTISCDMEMDAGGNTVKYDIFLSVIRTDERMTYADVRSILDEKDEALIEKYSQLVPMFEEMKNLALTLRKKRMQRGAIDFDFREAKIYVDEEGTPTEIGFRTRSIAEQIIEEFMLAANETVAEHFHWMKQPFMYRIHEDPNAEKLMAFMEFITNFGYSIRGKGNSVHPRALQQLLEEVKGTPEEIIISTVMLRSMKQARYDAESLGHYGLSTEFYTHFTSPIRRYPDLIVHRRIREWIELGNQISEKRLGYWAEQMPVIAEHASQRERLAVDAERETDDLKKAEFMLERVGEEFEGVISSVTSFGIFVELPNTIEGLVHVSFLTDDYYHYHEKMFALVGERTGKQYRIGDVVEVRVANVNVDERTIDFEVVGMPKAGFRGSRERAPRVIDGRGGDRKPTRGKQQDRSRTGRPDRPDRPGRPDRQKDKKHPAEIRQKYKDRRKAEGNKPPRRAGSGKASSGEEVLPIGTGEGDTPTKRQKGFWEDLVKSKKKNRKNVASQVKRKRR
- the secG gene encoding preprotein translocase subunit SecG, with translation MALAAKILLVIASIGLIIVVLLQSGKSAGLSGAIGGGAEQLMGKQKARGIDALLGKLTVVFAVGFMIFAILLGYFLKSGA
- the fetB gene encoding iron export ABC transporter permease subunit FetB, producing the protein MTHTFTFSYMWLLFAYAFVFIALLLSVWQKLGLEKDILIGTIRSTVQLLAIGYVLHFVFAADSVWFILLIILMMISVASWNAASRAKHLSGIFWRISLSLAITEIITMGLLVVLGLVSPTPQYLIPMSGMIIGSSMIVTSLFLTHMNREVEASRGEIETLLCLGATTRQAVHVVLKRAVKASMIPTFDTMKTIGLVQLPGMMTGMIVAGASPIEAVRYQILIMLSFSSSAAISAVLISMLSYQLWFTRDSMLHS